From the genome of Jannaschia sp. S6380:
CAAGCGGGCGGGCACCTTCGTCACGCTTTCGGACGTGATCGACATGGTCGGCCCGGACGTCACCCGCTTCGTCATGTTGACGCGCAAGAACGACGCGCCGCTGGATTTCGATGTCTCGAAGGTGCTGGAGCAGTCGAAGGACAATCCGGTCTTCTATGTCCAATACGCCCATGCGCGGGTCATGTCCGTCCTGCGTAAGGCCGCCGCGCAGGGAATCGACGCGTCCGACGAATCGCTGCGTACGGCCGACCTGTCCCTGCTGGACCACGAGGCAGAGATGGCCCTGGCCGCGAAGCTGGCCGAATGGCCCCGCCTGGTCGAGATCGCCGCCCGCACGCATGAGCCGCACCGCATCGCGTTCTACCTGTATGACCTGGCATCCGGGCTGCACGCCCATTGGAACCGGGGCAATGAGGAGACGGGCCTGCGCTTCCTGCAGGACGATCCCGACACAAGCCGCGCGAAGATGGCGCTGGCCCGGGCCGTCTCCATTGTAATCGCGGCCGGTTTGGGTATCCTTGGTGTCGAACCCGCGACGGAGATGCGTTGAAGACCCCCTAAGGGGCGGCGGCGACGCGGGGACGAGCAGAGGCGGACAGCGGCGATCAACGTCGCGTCCATTGGCAGTGATCACACAACCCGTCGGGCAACGCCGCCCGGCCGGTGGAGGGCAGGCACATGGCGGATCTCGACTATTACGGCGCCGATTACGGCGTGGAGGAACCTTCGCGTCTGATGGAAGCCGCGCGCAACTTCGGCTTCGTGAACTGGGCCGGGGCGGTGACGTCGATCGGTCTGACCGGGGCGATGGCGTTCTGGGCCGTCGACCTGGCGTTCCGCGACGTGTCGGGGGTGCCGGTCGTTCGCGCCGTCGAAGGCCCGATGCGCGTCGCGCCCGAGAATCCCGGCGGCACGGTCGCACCGTTCCAGGGCCTGGCGCTGTCCGATATCACGTCCGGCGGGGCGGCGGCGCCCGCGCCCGACCAGATCGTGCTGGCCCCGCCGCCCGTCGCGCTCGACGCGCCGGCACTGGGCGAGCGCAGGGAAATCGCCGAGCAGGCCGTGGCCGAGGCACAGCCCGAAGCGAACGCGGCGGAGGCCGAAGTCGAGACGGTGGCCTTCCAGCACGCGGGAATCGTGGCAGAGACGCTGGCCCTGATCGAGGCGGAGAGCGCCGATGGCACCTTGGTCGAAGCTTCTGCCTCCGCCGCCGATGACGCCCCCGCCGTTGAGGAGGAGCCCGAGATTTCGGTCGCCGCCGCGTTGCCGTCGGCCGTGCCGGGCGTGGCCCGTTCCGCGCGGCCCAGCCAGCGGCCCGCGGGGTTGCGCAAGGCTTTGGCGGCACCGGCGAAGCTGCCGACCGAAGCACCGGCCGCCCGCGTCGGGGTGGAGGTGGCGTCGCTCGCCCCGATGGAACGGACCGATCCCGTCGCCGGTGCGCGCGATGTCGACCCGGCCACGGTCGTGCCCGGAACGCGAGTCGTGCAACTGGGCGCCTTCGACAGCGAAGCCGTGGCCCGGTCGGAATGGGATCGGCTGGAGGGACGGTTCCGCGACTACATGGCGGGCAAGAAGCGCATGATCCAGAAGGCGCGCTCCGGCGGGCGGGACTTCTGGCGTCTGCGCGTCGTGGGATTCGCCGACGCGTCGGACGCGCGCCGCTTCTGTTCGGAACTTCTGGCCAAGGACGCGGCCTGCATCCCGGTCACGGTCCGCTGACCCGATGGCCGGGGCTTTCATCCTCGGGTGCGAGGGTCCCGACCTGACCGAACGGGAAGCCGCGTTTTTCCGCGACAGCGACCCCTGGGGGTTTATCCTGTTCGCGCGCAACGTCGACACGCCGGACCGGTTGCGCGCACTGACCGGGGCGCTGCGCGACAGCGTGGGCCGGCATGCGCCGATCCTGATCGACCAGGAAGGCGGACGGGTGCAACGGCTGGGCCCGCCCTTCTGGACCCGGTGGCCCCGGCCGCTGACGCAGATGTCGCGCGCCGGCGATCCCGAGCGGGCCATGTTCCTGCGCGCCACCTTGATCGCGCGGGAGCTTCGCGCCGTCGGCATCGACGTGAACTGTACGCCCACCGCGGACATTGCCGGGGAACGGACGCATCCGTTCCTGCTCTCGCGCCTTTACGGCGACAGCACGGACACGGTCGCCAGCCGCGCCCGGGCCAATGCCGAAGGGTGCCTGCAGGGCGGCGTTCTGCCGGTGATGAAGCACATCCCCGGACATGGCCGCGGAACGGTCGACAGCCACAAGGGGTTGCCGCGCGTCGAGGCCGCCCTGAACCAGCTGCGCGCCACCGATTTCGAGGTGTTCCGCCGGCTTGCGGACCTGCCCATGGGGATGACGGCTCATGTCGTCTATACCGCCATCGACGGCGAACCCGGCACGATCTCGCCCGCCGTCCACGCCGAGATCCGGGGCACGATCGGGTTCGACGGCCTATTGATGACGGACGATATCAGCATGGGCGCGCTGCCGGGCGATCTGGCGACCCGCTGCCGGGGTGCGATGGATGCGGGTTGCGATGTCGTGCTGCACTGCAACGGGGAATGGGACGACCTGCAGGTGGTCGCGTCGCATTGTCCGAGGTTGGAGGGCGAGAGCCTGCGACGCGCCGACAGGGCGCTGACGCTGCGGGCCGACCCCGTCGAACTTGACACCGAGGCCGCCCGCGCGGAACTTGACGCCCTCACTTCCTGAGGGGGCCGTGTGGCCACGAACGACCATTCCGAATTCGTAGAGGGACCGGCCCGTGATGACGTCGCCGACAGGATCGCCGCCGAGGCGCTGATCGTCGACGTCGAAGGCTTCGAGGGGCCGCTCGACCTGCTGCTGTCGCTGGCGCGGACGCAAAAGGTCGATCTGCGGACGATCTCGGTTCTGCACCTGGCCCGGCAGTATCTGACCTTCGTCGAGCGGGCGCGCGCGTTGCGGATCGAGCTGGCGGCGGACTACCTCGTCATGGCCGCTTGGCTCGCATTCCTGAAATCGCGCTTGCTGTTGCCGCCGGACCCCGACGAGGAGGGGCCGTCGGCCGAGGACCTGGCCGCGCATCTGGCGTTTCAGTTGGAGCGGCTGGAGGCCATGCGCAAGGCCGCCGCGCGCCTGATGGCCCGTGACCAGCTTGGCCGCGACATCTTCGCCCGGGGCGAGCCGCAGTCGCGCGAACGGACCCGGAAGGTCGTCTGGACGGCGACCCTGCTGGACCTGATGCAGGCCTATGCCCGGACCCGCACGCGGGACAATTTCCGACCCTTCGTCATGGATCGCGACGGCGTCTGGACGATGGAGGAGGCGCTGGAGCGTCTGCGCCCCATCCTCGGCCATGTGCCCGACTGGATAGACTTGATGTCTTTCCTGCCCGAGGGTTGGCGCAGCGATCCGGCCCGTCGCCGCTCGGCCACGGCCTCCACCTTTGCCGCGACGCTCGAACTCGCCAAGAACGGCGGGCTGGAGGTGCGGCAGGATGACATGTTCGGACCGATCCGCGTCCGGTCCGGCGGAGCGGGCGCGTGACCGGGGAGACGCTGTTCGAGGCCCCCCACCCGGCCGAGCAGGAGCGCATGGTCGAGGCGATCCTGTTTGCGTCGGCCAAGCCGGTGACGGTGGCGGAGTTGCACGCGCGCCTGCCACATGGCTGCGATGCGCCCGCGGCGCTGGAGGCGCTGCAGCGGCGCTACGAGGATCGCGGGGTGCGTGTCATGCGGGTCGGGGATGCCTGGGCCATGCGGACGGCAGCAGATCTGGCCTTCCTCATGACGCGCGAGACGGTCGAGACCCGCAAGTTGTCGCGCGCCGCGATCGAGACGCTGGCCATTGTCGCCTATCACCAACCCGTCACCCGCGCCGAGATCGAGGAGATCCGGGGGGTCTCGGTCTCGAAGGGCACGATCGAGCAGCTCTTGGAACTGGAATGGATCAAGCTGGGCAAGCGCCGCATGACGCCCGGGCGGCCCATCACCTTCATCGTGACGCGTGCGTTCATGGATCACTTCGGCCTGTCCTCGCCGCGCGATCTGCCGGGCTTGAAGGAACTGCGCGCCGCGGGCCTTCTGGACAACGCGCCCCCGCCGGGATTGGAGGAGGAGACGGAGGACGAGACCGAAGACCTTTTCACGCCGGCCCCGCCGGACCCCGACTAAGGAGACCGCCATGCAGCGAATGATCCTGAGGCTGGCCATGAAGGCAGGCCTGACGCGAATCTTCGGTCGAAAGACGTCCCGCAACGCCCACCGCGCGTCACAGGCGTTGCGCTTGCTGCGTAGATTTCTTCGCTGAGGGGACGCCCTCAACGTCCATCGGCGGATTGGCCCGGCCCGTGAAAGCCCGCGCGACGCAGCTCCTCCGTCGCGACGCGCCCCAGCCACAGGACCAGGATGCCGAATGCCAGAAGTCCGCCGACCCCGAGGATCAGCTGGACGCGACTGCTTCCGACCGAGGCCAGGCCCCCCATTTCGCCCAGCCAGACCATCGCCAAGGTTCCCGGCGCGAGGCCCAGAACCGTGGCCACGAGATACGGCCCCGTGCGAACGGCGGTCAGGCCCAGCAGCCAGTTCTGCGCCGTGAACGGCAGGATCGGCGTCAGTCGCAACAGTGCCACGAAGACGAGGGCGTTCCGCCCGATCGCCCGGTCGGCCGCGAGCATCCGTTGCCCGGCCACGCGCCGGATCAGGCGGTCGCGTAGCCAGTGCCGTCCGATGAGATAGGGCGGTATGGCGCCCAGCACGCTGCCCAGCATCGCCAGCGGATAGCCCCACCAACCGAAGGCCAGCCCGCCCACCACCGACATCGCGGCGGCGGGAAGGGGCAGGATAACGACCACCACGTAGACGGCCAGGTAGACGAGGACGCCCCAGGCACCATGGCTGTCGACCCAATC
Proteins encoded in this window:
- a CDS encoding SPOR domain-containing protein, translating into MADLDYYGADYGVEEPSRLMEAARNFGFVNWAGAVTSIGLTGAMAFWAVDLAFRDVSGVPVVRAVEGPMRVAPENPGGTVAPFQGLALSDITSGGAAAPAPDQIVLAPPPVALDAPALGERREIAEQAVAEAQPEANAAEAEVETVAFQHAGIVAETLALIEAESADGTLVEASASAADDAPAVEEEPEISVAAALPSAVPGVARSARPSQRPAGLRKALAAPAKLPTEAPAARVGVEVASLAPMERTDPVAGARDVDPATVVPGTRVVQLGAFDSEAVARSEWDRLEGRFRDYMAGKKRMIQKARSGGRDFWRLRVVGFADASDARRFCSELLAKDAACIPVTVR
- a CDS encoding glycoside hydrolase family 3 protein is translated as MAGAFILGCEGPDLTEREAAFFRDSDPWGFILFARNVDTPDRLRALTGALRDSVGRHAPILIDQEGGRVQRLGPPFWTRWPRPLTQMSRAGDPERAMFLRATLIARELRAVGIDVNCTPTADIAGERTHPFLLSRLYGDSTDTVASRARANAEGCLQGGVLPVMKHIPGHGRGTVDSHKGLPRVEAALNQLRATDFEVFRRLADLPMGMTAHVVYTAIDGEPGTISPAVHAEIRGTIGFDGLLMTDDISMGALPGDLATRCRGAMDAGCDVVLHCNGEWDDLQVVASHCPRLEGESLRRADRALTLRADPVELDTEAARAELDALTS
- a CDS encoding ScpA family protein; translated protein: MATNDHSEFVEGPARDDVADRIAAEALIVDVEGFEGPLDLLLSLARTQKVDLRTISVLHLARQYLTFVERARALRIELAADYLVMAAWLAFLKSRLLLPPDPDEEGPSAEDLAAHLAFQLERLEAMRKAAARLMARDQLGRDIFARGEPQSRERTRKVVWTATLLDLMQAYARTRTRDNFRPFVMDRDGVWTMEEALERLRPILGHVPDWIDLMSFLPEGWRSDPARRRSATASTFAATLELAKNGGLEVRQDDMFGPIRVRSGGAGA
- the scpB gene encoding SMC-Scp complex subunit ScpB, which produces MVEAILFASAKPVTVAELHARLPHGCDAPAALEALQRRYEDRGVRVMRVGDAWAMRTAADLAFLMTRETVETRKLSRAAIETLAIVAYHQPVTRAEIEEIRGVSVSKGTIEQLLELEWIKLGKRRMTPGRPITFIVTRAFMDHFGLSSPRDLPGLKELRAAGLLDNAPPPGLEEETEDETEDLFTPAPPDPD
- a CDS encoding VTT domain-containing protein translates to MEPARGKAIPVWQIWLWPAILVGLAFAMWLLPWGQWVPVLRDWVDSHGAWGVLVYLAVYVVVVILPLPAAAMSVVGGLAFGWWGYPLAMLGSVLGAIPPYLIGRHWLRDRLIRRVAGQRMLAADRAIGRNALVFVALLRLTPILPFTAQNWLLGLTAVRTGPYLVATVLGLAPGTLAMVWLGEMGGLASVGSSRVQLILGVGGLLAFGILVLWLGRVATEELRRAGFHGPGQSADGR